In a single window of the Amycolatopsis sp. cg5 genome:
- a CDS encoding cupin domain-containing protein — protein sequence MAQRPENFAVSPAAAYADQDSLSDVLQAIHLHGGDVTCFTGVGRQAFAEGARMVHLVEHGVIRVEIAGAQTVEISDGGMVLLARGAAHVIKADAGTQWVTGEFLVENPVAAPLLGVLPPAIVITCDAAGLPWLPLSLQLMVSEVGEPRPGSRVMVSRLLDLLFIRALRTWAAVSGRDADPGWLTAAMDPVLGPVLAAIHRAPEREWPVDELARLAALSRSAFAGRFTALVGEPPGAYVLRRRLDHAAHLLRSTAEPVGRVAATAGYTSEAAFTRAFARAYGAAPRAWRRAR from the coding sequence ATGGCCCAGCGACCGGAGAACTTTGCCGTTTCACCAGCGGCGGCCTACGCCGACCAGGACTCGCTCTCCGATGTGCTGCAGGCGATCCACCTGCACGGCGGCGACGTCACCTGCTTCACCGGCGTCGGACGCCAGGCGTTCGCCGAGGGCGCGCGGATGGTGCACCTGGTCGAGCACGGCGTCATCCGCGTCGAGATCGCGGGCGCCCAGACCGTGGAGATCTCCGACGGCGGCATGGTGCTGCTCGCCCGCGGCGCCGCGCACGTCATCAAGGCCGACGCGGGCACCCAGTGGGTCACCGGCGAGTTCCTGGTCGAGAACCCGGTCGCCGCGCCGCTGCTCGGAGTGCTCCCGCCCGCGATCGTCATCACCTGTGACGCGGCCGGGCTCCCGTGGCTGCCGCTGAGTCTGCAGCTGATGGTGTCCGAAGTGGGCGAACCGCGGCCCGGCTCGCGGGTGATGGTGTCGCGCCTGCTCGACCTGCTCTTCATCCGCGCGCTGCGGACCTGGGCTGCGGTGTCCGGCCGCGACGCCGACCCCGGCTGGCTGACCGCCGCCATGGATCCCGTGCTGGGCCCGGTGCTCGCCGCGATCCACCGCGCGCCGGAGCGCGAGTGGCCGGTCGACGAGCTGGCCAGGCTCGCCGCGCTGTCGCGCTCGGCGTTCGCGGGACGGTTCACCGCGCTGGTCGGCGAACCGCCGGGCGCCTACGTGCTGCGGCGGCGGCTCGACCACGCCGCGCACCTGCTGCGATCCACCGCCGAACCGGTCGGCCGGGTCGCCGCCACCGCG
- a CDS encoding alpha/beta hydrolase — MSVKPTVVLVHGFWGGAAHWAKVIVELRERGFGSLHAVENPLTSLADDAARTRQMIRQVDGPVLLVGHSYGGAVITEAGDLPNVTGLVYVAAFAPDAGESLAQISEAHPAVGGGNVAPDSDGYLWIAQDKFGESFCQDLPEDEALVMAVTQKAPVGSTFGDTVTTPAWRTKPSWYQVSTEDRMIHPDNQRRMAARMTTRKTVELAASHASLASQPVAIADLIEEAAG; from the coding sequence ATGTCCGTCAAGCCGACCGTGGTGCTCGTCCACGGTTTCTGGGGTGGCGCCGCGCACTGGGCGAAGGTCATCGTCGAGCTGCGCGAGCGTGGCTTCGGCTCGCTGCACGCCGTGGAGAACCCGCTCACCTCACTCGCCGACGACGCGGCGCGAACCCGGCAGATGATCCGTCAGGTCGACGGCCCTGTCCTGCTGGTGGGGCATTCCTACGGCGGCGCCGTGATCACCGAGGCCGGCGACCTGCCCAACGTCACGGGCCTGGTCTACGTCGCCGCGTTCGCGCCCGACGCCGGCGAAAGCCTGGCCCAGATCAGCGAAGCGCACCCCGCCGTCGGCGGTGGCAACGTCGCGCCCGACTCCGACGGCTATCTCTGGATCGCGCAGGACAAGTTCGGCGAGAGCTTCTGCCAGGACCTGCCGGAGGACGAGGCGCTGGTCATGGCCGTCACGCAGAAAGCGCCGGTCGGCTCCACGTTCGGCGACACGGTCACCACGCCTGCCTGGCGCACCAAGCCGTCCTGGTACCAGGTGTCCACGGAGGACCGCATGATCCACCCGGACAACCAGCGCCGGATGGCCGCCAGGATGACCACGCGCAAGACGGTCGAACTCGCGGCGAGCCACGCCTCGCTCGCGTCTCAGCCGGTCGCGATCGCCGACCTCATCGAAGAGGCGGCCGGCTAG
- a CDS encoding serine/threonine-protein kinase encodes MTGDVSGDLTGRRLGNYRIDGVLGKGGMSVMYKATDVRLGRKVALKVIGEHLGADAEFRERFVDEARNTSAIDHANIVPLYDFGELDGMLYIAMRMVDGADLASAIGGGPIAPVRALSLLDQVADALDSLHNRGLVHLDVKPANVLVTSRESSREHVYVADFGLTRRGATGHRTRGGDFLGSPTYAAPEHLRGEPLDGRTDQYALTCVLFACLTGSPPFKGDVPTVIKGHLNGDPPLVSRVVALPPAIDEVVRKGMAKNPKDRYASCVELIAAARRALGQLATSEKPPGPPGAPSSTPPQGEGAPMNPYGQQPPNYQGPQGPQQGPPPGYGHQQQGPPPGYGQPQGPPPGYGPPPGQYGHPQQGQYGPPPGDPVRLRPPAPASSAASFQQGGKSGGGKKWIWIVAGLVVVAAVVVGVILLTNKGDDKGGNPGGNEPKTTAPQIPVGSGGPTSGPKSSLKPPPSISVQPSN; translated from the coding sequence GTGACAGGCGACGTGTCGGGGGACCTCACCGGTCGCCGGCTGGGCAACTACCGCATCGACGGCGTGCTCGGCAAGGGCGGCATGAGTGTGATGTACAAGGCCACCGACGTGCGCTTGGGGCGCAAGGTGGCGCTGAAGGTGATCGGCGAGCATCTGGGCGCCGACGCCGAGTTCCGCGAGCGGTTCGTCGACGAGGCGCGCAACACCTCCGCGATCGACCACGCGAACATCGTCCCGCTCTACGACTTCGGCGAGCTCGACGGCATGTTGTACATCGCCATGCGGATGGTCGACGGCGCCGACCTCGCGAGCGCCATCGGCGGCGGCCCGATCGCCCCGGTGCGGGCGCTGAGCCTGCTCGATCAGGTCGCGGACGCGCTCGACAGCCTGCACAACCGCGGCCTCGTGCATCTCGACGTCAAACCGGCCAACGTGCTGGTGACCAGCCGCGAGTCCTCCCGCGAGCACGTCTACGTCGCCGACTTCGGCCTGACCAGGCGTGGCGCCACCGGGCACCGCACCCGCGGCGGCGACTTCCTCGGCTCGCCCACCTACGCCGCGCCGGAGCACCTGCGCGGCGAGCCGCTCGACGGCCGCACCGACCAGTACGCGCTGACCTGCGTGCTCTTCGCCTGCCTCACCGGCAGCCCGCCCTTCAAGGGTGACGTGCCGACAGTCATCAAGGGCCACCTCAACGGCGACCCGCCGCTGGTCTCGCGCGTGGTCGCGCTGCCGCCCGCGATCGACGAGGTCGTCCGCAAGGGCATGGCGAAGAACCCGAAGGACCGCTACGCCAGCTGCGTCGAGCTCATCGCCGCCGCGCGCCGGGCACTGGGTCAGCTCGCGACTTCCGAGAAGCCGCCGGGCCCGCCCGGCGCGCCCTCGTCGACACCACCACAGGGAGAGGGGGCACCAATGAATCCCTATGGACAGCAGCCGCCCAACTACCAGGGACCGCAGGGGCCCCAGCAGGGCCCGCCGCCCGGCTACGGCCATCAGCAACAGGGCCCGCCGCCCGGGTACGGGCAGCCTCAGGGGCCGCCTCCCGGGTACGGCCCGCCTCCCGGGCAGTACGGACACCCGCAGCAAGGGCAGTACGGCCCGCCGCCCGGTGACCCCGTGCGCCTGCGCCCGCCCGCGCCCGCCAGCAGCGCCGCCTCGTTCCAGCAGGGCGGCAAGAGCGGCGGCGGCAAGAAGTGGATCTGGATCGTCGCCGGACTCGTGGTCGTCGCGGCCGTGGTCGTCGGCGTGATCCTGCTGACGAACAAAGGCGACGACAAGGGTGGGAACCCGGGTGGCAACGAGCCGAAGACCACCGCGCCGCAGATCCCGGTCGGCAGCGGCGGCCCGACGAGCGGCCCGAAGTCCTCGCTCAAGCCGCCACCGTCGATCTCGGTGCAGCCGAGCAACTGA
- a CDS encoding cold-shock protein, with protein sequence MTAGTVKWFNSEKGYGFIESSEGPDVFVHYSAIQSDGFRTLDEGDRVEFEVQSGRDGRDQAADVRKV encoded by the coding sequence TTGACCGCAGGCACCGTGAAATGGTTCAACTCCGAAAAGGGCTACGGATTCATCGAATCCTCCGAGGGGCCCGACGTGTTCGTCCACTATTCGGCGATCCAGTCCGACGGGTTCCGCACCCTGGACGAGGGCGATCGGGTCGAGTTCGAGGTCCAGTCCGGCCGCGACGGGCGCGACCAAGCCGCTGACGTCCGGAAGGTCTGA
- a CDS encoding AIM24 family protein: MRVHTRHTPHFGVARILLSPGEAVQANADAMVASSFGVSETPPARGGVRSHGKGLPSVFNAPAEGGWLDLAPAVAGDVYPLEFDGQVGWSVRKGAVLARPSTLRHDQNWQAHGKLFGADNGFLDHYSGVGPLVLSAAGPVDAFALEPGELVTVRPDYLLAYPDSVQCRLRAVDPSGPQSVATGEGLALDFAGPGTVLVQARNRRLSQA; this comes from the coding sequence ATGCGGGTCCACACCAGGCACACCCCGCACTTCGGGGTCGCGCGCATCCTGCTCTCGCCGGGCGAGGCCGTCCAGGCCAATGCCGACGCGATGGTCGCCAGCAGCTTCGGCGTCTCCGAGACCCCGCCCGCGCGCGGCGGGGTCCGCTCGCACGGCAAAGGCCTGCCGTCGGTCTTCAACGCGCCCGCCGAGGGCGGCTGGCTCGACCTGGCGCCTGCCGTGGCCGGTGACGTCTACCCGCTGGAGTTCGACGGCCAGGTCGGCTGGTCGGTGCGCAAGGGCGCGGTGCTCGCGCGGCCGTCGACACTGCGCCACGACCAGAACTGGCAGGCGCACGGCAAGCTGTTCGGCGCCGACAACGGCTTCCTCGACCACTACTCCGGGGTCGGCCCGCTGGTGCTGTCGGCGGCGGGCCCGGTCGACGCGTTCGCGCTCGAACCGGGCGAGCTGGTCACCGTCCGGCCCGACTACCTGCTCGCGTACCCCGATTCGGTGCAATGCAGGCTGCGCGCGGTCGACCCGTCCGGCCCGCAGTCGGTGGCCACCGGAGAAGGGCTGGCATTGGACTTCGCGGGGCCCGGAACGGTGCTCGTGCAAGCCCGTAATCGGCGGCTTTCCCAGGCGTGA
- a CDS encoding TIGR00266 family protein, protein MQVQIRHQPSFAVARLVLAPGEPAQVESGAMMATSYGVAVQSQAQGGIMKGLGRAFLSGESFFISTFTAPQNGGWVDVAANLPGDMQVLNLDGRTGWCVTKGSWIASSHGVHTETKWGGLKNLVGGEGGFLTHATGQGPLVVACYGALEAVTLQPGEVVTIDTGHIVAFADTVQYQIRKVTQGIIQSMKSGEGLVFDFAGPGTVLTQTRNPSALSAWVIAQVPAR, encoded by the coding sequence ATGCAGGTTCAGATCCGTCATCAGCCCTCGTTCGCCGTCGCCAGACTGGTGCTCGCGCCCGGCGAACCCGCCCAGGTCGAGTCGGGCGCGATGATGGCGACGAGCTACGGCGTGGCGGTCCAGTCGCAGGCACAGGGCGGGATCATGAAGGGCCTCGGCCGGGCGTTCCTCTCCGGCGAGTCCTTCTTCATCTCCACCTTCACCGCGCCGCAGAACGGCGGCTGGGTCGACGTCGCCGCGAACCTGCCGGGCGACATGCAGGTGCTCAACCTCGACGGCCGCACCGGCTGGTGCGTGACCAAGGGCTCGTGGATCGCGTCCTCGCACGGCGTGCACACCGAGACCAAGTGGGGCGGGCTGAAGAACCTCGTCGGCGGCGAGGGCGGCTTCCTCACCCACGCGACGGGACAGGGCCCGCTGGTCGTGGCCTGCTACGGCGCGCTCGAGGCCGTGACGCTGCAGCCGGGCGAGGTCGTCACCATCGACACCGGGCACATCGTCGCGTTCGCCGACACCGTGCAGTACCAGATCCGCAAGGTCACCCAGGGCATCATCCAGTCGATGAAGAGCGGTGAAGGCCTGGTCTTCGACTTCGCGGGCCCCGGAACCGTGCTCACCCAGACCCGCAACCCGTCGGCGCTCTCGGCGTGGGTCATCGCTCAGGTGCCCGCGCGGTAG
- the glp gene encoding gephyrin-like molybdotransferase Glp produces MISVDEHRENVTKLLGSAPVRELPLVDCAGLVLAEDVLAGVSLPPFDNSAMDGYAVRAADVAGAPVELPVTGDIPAGLVDVPPLAPGTTQRIMTGAPMPPGADAVVMVEKTDGGTERVRLLEAVPVDNHVRHVGEDVHEGTVALPAGTRLGPAQLGLASAVGKDRLRVRAPLRVIVASTGTELVVPPEPLRYGQIYESNAVMLAAAIRALGCEVEIVRSVADDVTAFRAAIEPKLRDADLLVTSGGVSAGAYEVVKDALTDSGVEFTKVAMQPGGPQGCGRWHGVPVVTLPGNPVSVLVSFEAFLRPALLTALGHTGVHRLRVRANLTEAMKSPAGRRQFRRGFYTHKEGQVTGLVGPRGGAGSHLLAAFTQSNCLIVLPEDVTAVAEGDEVDVLLIC; encoded by the coding sequence GTGATCTCCGTCGACGAGCATCGTGAGAACGTGACCAAGCTGCTCGGCAGCGCGCCGGTACGCGAACTGCCGCTGGTGGACTGCGCCGGGCTGGTGCTCGCAGAGGACGTGCTGGCGGGCGTTTCGCTGCCGCCGTTCGACAACTCCGCGATGGACGGGTACGCCGTGCGCGCCGCCGACGTCGCGGGCGCGCCGGTCGAGCTACCGGTCACCGGGGACATCCCGGCAGGCCTGGTCGACGTCCCGCCGCTCGCGCCGGGCACCACGCAGCGGATCATGACCGGCGCGCCGATGCCGCCCGGCGCGGACGCCGTGGTGATGGTCGAGAAGACCGACGGCGGCACGGAACGCGTGCGGCTCCTCGAAGCCGTGCCGGTGGACAACCACGTCCGCCATGTCGGTGAGGACGTGCACGAGGGCACGGTCGCGCTGCCCGCGGGCACCAGGCTCGGACCCGCTCAGCTCGGGCTCGCCTCGGCCGTCGGCAAGGACCGGCTGCGGGTGCGCGCGCCGCTGCGCGTGATCGTCGCGTCGACCGGGACCGAGCTGGTCGTCCCGCCGGAACCGTTGCGGTACGGGCAGATCTACGAGTCGAACGCGGTGATGCTGGCCGCCGCGATCCGCGCGCTCGGCTGCGAGGTCGAGATCGTGCGCAGTGTCGCCGACGACGTGACCGCGTTCCGCGCCGCGATCGAGCCGAAGCTGCGCGACGCCGACCTGCTGGTGACCTCCGGCGGGGTCAGCGCGGGCGCGTACGAGGTCGTGAAGGACGCGCTGACCGACTCCGGCGTCGAGTTCACCAAGGTCGCGATGCAGCCGGGCGGCCCGCAGGGCTGCGGACGCTGGCACGGGGTTCCCGTGGTGACGTTGCCGGGGAACCCCGTGAGCGTGCTGGTGTCGTTCGAAGCCTTCCTGCGCCCGGCATTGCTGACCGCGCTGGGCCACACCGGCGTGCACCGGCTGCGCGTGCGCGCGAACCTCACCGAGGCGATGAAGTCACCGGCCGGGCGCCGCCAGTTCCGCCGCGGTTTCTACACCCACAAGGAAGGCCAGGTCACCGGCCTGGTCGGGCCGCGCGGCGGCGCTGGCTCGCACCTGCTCGCCGCGTTCACCCAGTCGAACTGCCTGATCGTGCTGCCCGAAGACGTCACCGCTGTGGCTGAAGGCGATGAGGTGGACGTGCTGCTGATCTGCTAG
- a CDS encoding MFS transporter, with protein sequence MRDFRLLWAGETISLLGSNVAAVALPLVAVVTLQAGTFVVGLLSAIAWLPWFLVGLPAGAWVDRWRKRPVMMACNVISMVVFVSIPVAAWLGVLSVAQLLVVALLGGVTKVFFTTAYRAYVPLIVHDGQLLGANARLQGSESAVQVAGPGLGGVLAQAFGAVAGLLVDAVSFGVSALSLRFIKTEEDRPKRSERRLRAEIADGVRFLAHDPYLRRLAVFAAISNVALEGYQAIQIVFLSRDLGLSPGMVGLALAVSALGGVAGAGIAGWVSARIGTARAFLIAEAVAALLLLIGPFGLVTFVIAGVAISMGLLVSNILTVTFRQRYCPPELFGRITTSIATLSYGGIALGALLGGALGQWLGVRPTMWVMAPLQLVAVLVVCPLWKERDFPSRSAARPPHRLQPQR encoded by the coding sequence ATGAGGGACTTCCGGCTGTTGTGGGCCGGCGAGACGATCAGCCTGCTCGGGAGCAACGTCGCAGCGGTCGCGCTGCCGCTGGTCGCCGTGGTCACGTTGCAGGCCGGCACTTTCGTCGTCGGCCTGCTGAGCGCGATCGCGTGGCTGCCGTGGTTTCTCGTCGGGCTGCCGGCGGGCGCGTGGGTGGACCGGTGGCGCAAACGCCCGGTCATGATGGCCTGCAACGTCATCTCGATGGTGGTGTTCGTCAGCATCCCGGTCGCCGCCTGGCTCGGCGTGCTCAGTGTGGCCCAGTTGCTGGTGGTCGCGCTGCTCGGCGGGGTGACGAAGGTCTTCTTCACGACCGCCTACCGGGCCTACGTGCCGCTGATCGTCCACGATGGACAGTTGCTCGGCGCGAACGCCAGGCTGCAGGGCAGCGAATCGGCCGTGCAGGTCGCGGGTCCCGGCCTGGGTGGCGTGCTGGCACAGGCGTTCGGCGCGGTCGCCGGTCTGCTCGTCGACGCGGTGAGCTTCGGTGTTTCCGCGCTGTCACTGCGGTTCATCAAGACCGAAGAGGACCGTCCAAAAAGGAGCGAGCGGCGGCTGCGCGCGGAGATCGCGGACGGCGTGCGGTTCCTGGCGCACGATCCGTACCTGCGGCGGCTGGCGGTCTTCGCCGCCATTTCGAATGTCGCGCTCGAGGGATATCAGGCGATCCAGATCGTGTTCCTGAGCCGTGATCTCGGCTTGAGTCCCGGCATGGTCGGGCTGGCGCTGGCCGTGTCGGCGCTCGGCGGCGTGGCGGGCGCGGGCATCGCGGGCTGGGTCAGCGCCCGGATCGGCACCGCGCGGGCGTTCCTCATCGCCGAGGCCGTCGCCGCGCTGCTGTTGCTCATCGGGCCGTTCGGGCTGGTGACCTTCGTGATCGCCGGGGTCGCGATCAGCATGGGGCTGCTGGTGTCCAACATCCTCACGGTGACCTTCCGGCAGCGGTACTGCCCGCCGGAGCTGTTCGGCCGGATCACCACGAGCATCGCGACACTCAGCTACGGCGGCATCGCGCTGGGCGCGCTGCTCGGCGGTGCACTGGGGCAGTGGCTCGGGGTGCGGCCGACCATGTGGGTCATGGCGCCGCTGCAACTCGTCGCCGTGCTCGTCGTCTGTCCACTGTGGAAAGAGCGGGATTTTCCTAGCAGATCAGCAGCACGTCCACCTCATCGCCTTCAGCCACAGCGGTGA